One segment of Coffea arabica cultivar ET-39 chromosome 7c, Coffea Arabica ET-39 HiFi, whole genome shotgun sequence DNA contains the following:
- the LOC113700109 gene encoding WAT1-related protein At5g40240-like, with translation MFQRRKENKMANWKERCCYGEVFPFTAMVTVECVSVGLSTIFKAATLKGLNYRVFMLYSNGLSALILLPLCFFFHRKSRLPPLTFGLLARFFFLGILGFLGQFLGSKGIEYSTPTLASAMSNLTPACTFILAVLLRMEKLKVKSLSSQVKVMGSVITIAGALVVVLYKGPVQMRSPTSSASVFAQQPALVNVTTAAEQSDWIKGGALLAADYVIASVWYIYQTKAIVDYPAELVVVFFYNLSCAILAIPVCLIGIPNSSAWNILKPDVRLYSVVYAGVMGSGFGLLVHTRCLHVKGPVYVALFRPLSIAIAAVMGFIFLGDNFYIGSLIGSLIISLGFYMLIWAKAQEVNGERSPEGKFVASSSANAPLLEQYDDSRNEEREPLTA, from the exons ATGTTTcagagaaggaaagaaaacaagatGGCGAACTGGAAAGAAAGATGCTGCTATGGAGAGGTGTTTCCTTTCACGGCAATGGTTACGGTCGAGTGTGTCAGTGTTGGCTTGAGCACCATCTTCAAAGCAGCCACCTTGAAGGGTTTGAATTATCGTGTCTTCATGTTATATTCCAATGGGCTTTCAGCTCTTATCCTCCTCCCCCTTTGCTTCTTCTTCCACAG GAAATCTCGGCTTCCTCCGTTGACTTTTGGTCTCCTTGCTAGATTTTTCTTCCTCGGGATTCTCGG CTTTCTAGGTCAATTTCTTGGAAGCAAAGGAATCGAGTACAGTACTCCAACACTGGCTTCTGCTATGTCCAACCTTACCCCAGCTTGCACTTTTATCCTGGCAGTGCTCCTAAG GATGGAAAAGCTAAAAGTCAAAAGCTTGAGCAGCCAAGTTAAGGTAATGGGGAGTGTAATAACGATTGCAGGAGCCCTAGTGGTGGTTCTGTACAAAGGCCCTGTTCAGATGAGGAGCCCTACATCTTCAGCTTCTGTTTTTGCACAACAGCCAGCACTGGTCAATGTCACCACTGCGGCTGAGCAATCGGATTGGATCAAAGGTGGTGCGCTTCTCGCTGCCGACTATGTGATAGCCTCCGTTTGGTATATCTATCAG ACCAAGGCTATCGTGGATTACCCGGCAGAACTAGTTGTGGTTTTCTTCTACAACCTATCATGCGCGATCCTAGCAATACCGGTTTGTTTAATCGGGATACCAAATTCAAGTGCATGGAATATACTGAAACCTGATGTGCGGTTGTACTCAGTGGTGTATGCA ggTGTAATGGGATCAGGCTTCGGACTTCTTGTTCATACCCGGTGCTTACATGTAAAGGGACCTGTATATGTAGCTTTATTTAGGCCGTTATCGATAGCCATTGCTGCAGTGATGGGATTCATTTTTCTTGGCGATAACTTCTACATTGGAAG CTTGATCGGATCCTTGATCATATCTCTTGGGTTTTACATGTTGATATGGGCAAAAGCTCAAGAAGTTAATGGAGAGAGATCACCTGAAGGTAAGTTTGTGGCATCCTCGAGCGCAAATGCTCCATTATTAGAGCAATACGATGATTCAAGAAATGAAGAACGTGAGCCCTTAACTGCTtga